The Nitrospira sp. genome contains the following window.
GTGCTTTCAACCTCTCAAGTGACCCTGGTATCGATATCGTGATTTCCGTCAGCGTCGGAAACGGCGGAGTCAAATTGGCCTGAACCATCACTTGTCGAGTCAATACGGGGAGCGGCGTTCTCGTCGGACGTGTACTCTCAATCAGCACAACGGAAACCTGGTAAGCCGCCGACAAGCGATAATGAATCTGAAAGGTCGTCCAGAGCTTCGACATCTCTTCAAAGAGCAGCGGCTGAAGCGTAATGCGAACGCGTTCCACCTGCTCAGCCAAATCACTCTCAGGGAAAGGGGTTCTCACAGCATCCTTGATTTCCTCTGTTCCCAGAAGCGGATGGTCATGAAAAACGCTCATGGCTTTGCCCAAAAGAGCGTGACTAGTCGTCTCATCCCGTTCATCCCCACTATACGCCGTCAGCAAGTAGTACAGCGTGAGCGGTAATGGGGGGTGGCCCGTTTCTCCGGATTTCACCCGCCCTGGCATGTCCATATTGCGAAAGGCCGCATTGGGTAAGGCCTGATAGAGAAAGAGATTGATCCGTTGCTTGTCGGCATTGATCCCTTCCGGTGCCTTGTCGAGTGGCCTGACCGTCACGTTTTCAATTCCACCCTTTTCGAGCAGCCGACGTAACGTCGCGGTTACCGAGGCGATCGCCAGAGAGTTGCTCATCCTCCACCCCGAGCACCACGACCCTTGAGATAGTCGTCGAGACTCATAGACGATTGTGGCTTTCGGCCCTTCTCTTGACGCACTGGAGGAGCAACCGCACGCACCTCCACCCGACCAATGGTCACCTGCACAACCGGTTCTACCCGCTTCGCTCTGTCCGTCACCGATGTATGACCGACAGTGGCTGCCGTCATTGGTGAAGCAACGCGTCGTTCTACCCTAAATGTCTTCGAGGCCAATGGCACGGCAAGAGAGTGAGCCGATGGTTGCTGCTGATCCGCTGGTGAGAAGGATGTCCTCGGAATATCCCCTAGCCTGCGCGATGTGACTTGCTGCGATTCCCTCCCGACCTTTGTTGCTGACGCTGAAGAGACAAGGGAAGGATCAAGCGAGAATTCACCGATATTGGGCATCGCACCAGATACTGCCTTGCGAAGTGCCGGGATAGTCCCGTCCGACTCAGTCACCGTTGTCGACAGTCTAGCCTGGGATTGACCATCGCTTTGCCCTGTCGGTGCTCCAACAAGAGGATCCACAGGCGACGAAACACTCCCGTATGGCCCCCGCCCAGCGACATAGCTCTTTGACGCACGATCCGGTGCCCGTGCTGTTGTGACTATTTGAGGAATCGGCCTCTTTTCATCAGAGAGATCGTCAATCGGGGGAGAAGCGTGGCCTCTGCCCGTTTCATTCGCCTGACCATTCGGTACCCGTCGCGCAGGACTTGCGGACTGGCCTGCGGCCTTGTGACGTACGGCTGTTTCCTCTTGATCAGGTCCAATAGAAGCGCCAGGAGTGGAACCCACCGCTACGCTGCTGTCTATCGGTGAGAGGCTGACCGGTTTGCCATCGGATAAAGGTCTTGGTGTGGCCAGCCGCTGCTCAGAATCCATAGAGACCGATGCCGGCAGAGTCGTTACGGTATTAGCTTCTGAAGCAACATCCTTCGGCTCGGGGACAGAGGTGGTCTTCGAAAAAGAGTGCCGCCGCCCAAGTGCAGCAGAGGATTCCAACGTCTGTTTCCGCTGCTGAGCTTCTTGTTCAAAAATTGGTCCGGCCTCCTCTCGGCCTTGCACTGGAGCGTTCAGAGATTGGCGCGCTGGCTGATCAGGTCTGGGATCCTGCTCGTTCAGATTGACTGCCCGATCTGGTTCCTCGCCAGGAAACCACCATGGCACCTCGCCGGCCATGGAGCCAGGCGATACAGGGTCGAACATCGACGACAAACGAGGCTGAATCGTGCGTTCAGGGTACCGGGTACGGATGAGGAGGTTCGTCAGATAATCGCTCATCCCTGCACCATGTCCAAATAGCACTGACGCCGCCAGGCACTCATCCCAAGAATGTCACTCTCAGCCCACCCATATGCAGAAGCCAGAATGTGTACTTCGCGTAGAACCCGCTTCGTCCAAGCACTGATCTCATGCCACACAAACGACACAATATCGAAGATGGCTTCCCACTGATGCCCACACACGCCACAGGTCACCGCAAGCTGTACATCACCTTGAGGATCGGCCAGTGCCATCTGCTCAATCACCCCCCGAGCCACAGAATTGGGCAGATCGGTTGTAGTTTCTCCATCATGAT
Protein-coding sequences here:
- a CDS encoding DUF4255 domain-containing protein; translated protein: MSNSLAIASVTATLRRLLEKGGIENVTVRPLDKAPEGINADKQRINLFLYQALPNAAFRNMDMPGRVKSGETGHPPLPLTLYYLLTAYSGDERDETTSHALLGKAMSVFHDHPLLGTEEIKDAVRTPFPESDLAEQVERVRITLQPLLFEEMSKLWTTFQIHYRLSAAYQVSVVLIESTRPTRTPLPVLTRQVMVQANLTPPFPTLTEITISIPGSLERLKALLDLPKQQPGALLGDELLIKGHHLDGSSTVVHLMHPLLKKPMEIPVEGGTANELRVTVPNKPADLPAGLYVLTARIAPTGQTTTGSERTTNALSLSLTPTIKDVKPKTLKRDAVLTVECRPEVRGTQRVSVLLGDHELFPEARPAQTDTVKFRLKSIAPGNYFVRLRVDGADSAFIDWNRLDEDDAKIVDSILKKWRESNTPPVYDEINKMKWAVTVK